One Alkalinema sp. FACHB-956 genomic region harbors:
- a CDS encoding L-dopachrome tautomerase-related protein produces MSDSHRILFRIALLSSLTAAQLPLHPTQPTISQPPTQRSSSQSALPKAVQVVAKLQELPGNLTVTPSGRILVSMHQFASPPYRVMEWLPQRQQLVPFPNATWASGRKADSNKGLDEVLGIQSDLQGIVWMLDNGGRTGAPPQLVGWNTKTNQLDRILPIPKPLASDRTFLNDLAIDSDRQLAYIAETAMGNAAPAILVVNLKTGHTRRLLSGHPSVSPEAVELAVEGQPIQIKQPNGQLVKPRIAINPIALDGKNEWLYYGPMSGKRLYRIRTADLRNEALTPDQLARAVQDYAAKPNCDGISIDQAGNIYISDFERNAIGVIRPDRTYQTIAQSPELSWIDAFSFGPDGYLYTVANQLHRTAALNAGQSTLQPPYLILRLKPLAPGIVGR; encoded by the coding sequence ATGTCAGATTCCCACCGCATCCTCTTCCGCATTGCACTTCTGAGTAGCTTGACGGCTGCCCAATTGCCCCTCCATCCAACACAACCCACGATCTCCCAACCACCGACTCAACGATCGTCCTCCCAATCCGCTTTACCTAAAGCCGTACAAGTGGTGGCCAAATTGCAGGAACTTCCCGGCAACCTCACCGTGACGCCTAGCGGTCGCATCCTCGTCAGTATGCATCAGTTTGCCAGCCCCCCATACCGCGTCATGGAATGGCTCCCCCAACGCCAACAACTGGTGCCCTTTCCCAATGCGACTTGGGCCTCTGGCCGTAAAGCAGACAGTAACAAAGGTTTGGATGAAGTGTTGGGCATCCAATCGGATCTCCAGGGGATTGTCTGGATGCTGGATAACGGGGGCAGAACGGGAGCCCCGCCCCAACTGGTCGGCTGGAATACGAAAACCAATCAACTCGATCGCATCCTCCCCATCCCCAAACCCCTGGCCAGCGATCGCACCTTTCTGAACGACCTCGCGATCGACAGCGATCGGCAACTGGCCTACATTGCCGAAACTGCCATGGGCAATGCTGCTCCGGCGATCCTAGTGGTGAACCTCAAAACAGGTCACACCCGCCGCCTACTCTCCGGCCACCCCAGCGTCAGCCCCGAAGCCGTGGAACTGGCCGTCGAAGGCCAACCCATCCAAATCAAACAACCCAATGGCCAATTGGTGAAACCGCGCATCGCCATTAACCCGATCGCCCTCGATGGCAAAAACGAATGGCTCTACTACGGCCCCATGAGTGGCAAACGTTTGTACCGCATCCGTACCGCCGATCTGCGCAATGAAGCCCTCACCCCAGACCAACTGGCACGGGCCGTTCAGGACTACGCCGCTAAGCCTAACTGTGATGGCATTTCGATCGACCAAGCAGGCAACATCTATATCAGTGACTTCGAGCGTAACGCCATTGGAGTGATTCGGCCCGATCGCACCTATCAAACGATCGCTCAGTCCCCGGAACTCTCCTGGATTGATGCCTTTAGTTTTGGCCCCGACGGCTATCTATATACCGTAGCCAACCAACTGCACCGCACCGCCGCCCTCAATGCAGGCCAATCCACCCTCCAGCCCCCTTACCTCATCCTGCGGCTGAAACCCTTAGCCCCAGGGATTGTTGGCCGTTGA
- a CDS encoding PD-(D/E)XK nuclease family protein translates to MINPKDYSLLEDLVIHNPDLDLLESKLSSFNIFEAVGMTRQEIRHSYFLAFLLNPSESHYFGDLFLKRFLITTLRSLDNPPISAIAINVANLEDAEVKREYKNIDILIYSPNEKIVVAIENKVDSGEHDNQLNRYQTIIQHDFPNYRTVFIYLTKEGNAPSNQAWYPVSYELIAQCIDGLCEQYAAKINDDVRRLMTHYSNLLKRHIMSDSEIAQLCRKIYKQHRQALDLIYEHRPDFQSEISDFLQQMIEDNQEHNIVKDDSVKKMIRFALQEWDELDFQKTCQGWTSSGRMILFQFWNVPDYLGLGLCIGPGDEHLKRSIYDLIKQLEIRGIKKSKIKASGWNELFAVQILGASDYEDGDLEEIQRKISDFFQNFLKTDLQTIRQINLKSIHPQVDRIYLQNLPS, encoded by the coding sequence ATGATCAATCCTAAAGATTATTCTCTATTAGAAGATCTAGTGATCCACAATCCAGATCTGGATTTACTGGAATCTAAATTATCTAGCTTTAATATTTTTGAAGCAGTTGGTATGACTCGACAGGAGATCAGGCATTCCTATTTCCTTGCTTTTTTACTCAATCCATCAGAATCCCATTATTTTGGAGATCTTTTTCTTAAACGATTTTTGATTACAACACTGCGCAGTCTGGACAACCCTCCCATTAGCGCGATCGCCATTAATGTTGCGAATCTAGAAGATGCAGAAGTCAAGCGAGAATACAAAAATATCGACATTCTGATTTATTCGCCTAATGAAAAGATTGTAGTCGCGATCGAGAATAAAGTAGATTCAGGTGAACATGATAATCAGTTGAATCGTTACCAGACTATCATCCAGCATGATTTCCCTAACTATCGAACAGTGTTCATTTACTTGACAAAAGAAGGAAATGCTCCATCTAATCAAGCTTGGTACCCTGTTAGCTACGAGCTGATTGCGCAATGTATTGATGGCCTCTGTGAGCAATATGCGGCCAAGATTAATGATGATGTTCGCCGACTGATGACCCATTACAGTAATTTACTGAAGAGACATATTATGAGCGATTCCGAAATAGCACAACTCTGTCGTAAAATCTACAAGCAACATCGCCAAGCACTCGATTTAATTTACGAGCATCGTCCTGACTTTCAATCAGAAATCTCTGACTTCTTGCAGCAGATGATTGAAGATAATCAAGAGCATAACATTGTGAAAGATGACTCCGTTAAAAAGATGATTCGATTTGCGCTGCAAGAGTGGGATGAGTTAGATTTTCAAAAAACTTGTCAAGGATGGACAAGCAGCGGTCGTATGATACTTTTTCAGTTTTGGAATGTGCCAGATTATCTTGGTCTAGGCTTATGTATTGGCCCCGGTGATGAACATCTCAAGAGAAGTATTTATGACCTGATTAAACAACTTGAGATTCGTGGAATTAAAAAGAGCAAAATCAAAGCCTCTGGATGGAATGAGCTATTTGCCGTGCAAATTCTCGGGGCATCAGATTACGAAGATGGTGACTTAGAGGAAATACAAAGAAAGATTTCTGACTTCTTCCAAAATTTTCTCAAAACAGACCTGCAAACGATACGCCAGATTAACCTGAAATCCATTCATCCACAAGTTGATCGAATCTACCTGCAAAATCTTCCTTCCTAG
- the ilvD gene encoding dihydroxy-acid dehydratase yields MSDKLRSSAITEGVQRSPNRAMLRAVGFQDGDFKKPIVGVASAHSTITPCNMGIAPLAAKAEAGIRAAGGMPQIFGTITVSDGISMGTEGMKYSLVSRDVIADSIETACNAQSMDGILAIGGCDKNMPGAMIAMARMNIPAVFVYGGTIKPGHLENEDLTVVSAFEAVGQYSAGRIDEVRLTAVERNACPGAGSCGGMYTANTMSSAFEAMGMSLMYSSTMAAEDPEKAVNTEAAGKVLVEAIKNNLCPRDIITRESIENAISVIMAVGGSTNAVLHFLAIAHTAGVPLTIDDFETIRQRVPVLCDLKPSGRYVATDLHKAGGIPQVMKMLLNHGLLHGDCMTITGETIAERLKDIPDEPTPHEPIAGHPVIRPWDNPMYKQGHLAILKGNLAPEGSVAKISGVKNPIITGPARVFESEEECLDAILAGKINAGDVIVIRYEGPKGGPGMREMLAPTSAIIGAGLGDSVGLITDGRFSGGTYGMVVGHVAPEAFVGGPIGLVEEGDSITIDAHQRLLQLNVSEDVLAQRKANWQPRAPRYTKGVLAKYAKLVSSSHLGAVTDMGLG; encoded by the coding sequence ATGTCAGACAAGCTCAGAAGTAGTGCCATTACCGAAGGGGTGCAGCGATCGCCCAACCGCGCCATGCTCCGGGCCGTTGGCTTCCAAGACGGTGATTTCAAGAAGCCGATCGTCGGGGTCGCCAGTGCCCACAGCACCATCACCCCCTGCAACATGGGGATCGCTCCCCTAGCGGCCAAGGCGGAGGCTGGGATTCGGGCGGCGGGCGGCATGCCGCAAATCTTCGGAACCATTACGGTGAGCGATGGCATCTCCATGGGCACCGAAGGGATGAAATACTCCCTCGTCTCCCGCGATGTGATTGCAGATTCGATCGAAACCGCTTGTAATGCCCAAAGCATGGACGGCATCCTGGCGATCGGCGGATGTGATAAAAATATGCCCGGAGCGATGATTGCCATGGCTCGAATGAACATTCCCGCAGTGTTTGTCTACGGCGGTACGATTAAGCCCGGTCACTTGGAAAACGAAGACCTGACCGTGGTGAGTGCCTTTGAAGCGGTGGGTCAGTACAGCGCTGGCCGCATTGATGAAGTGCGTTTAACCGCCGTCGAGCGCAACGCCTGCCCTGGTGCGGGTTCCTGCGGAGGGATGTATACCGCAAACACCATGTCCTCCGCCTTTGAAGCCATGGGCATGAGCTTGATGTATTCCTCCACGATGGCAGCGGAAGATCCCGAAAAAGCGGTGAACACCGAAGCAGCGGGCAAAGTGTTGGTGGAAGCCATTAAGAATAATCTCTGCCCCCGCGACATCATCACCCGCGAATCGATCGAAAATGCCATCTCCGTGATCATGGCTGTGGGTGGTTCAACCAACGCCGTGCTGCACTTTTTGGCGATCGCCCATACCGCTGGCGTGCCTTTAACGATCGATGACTTTGAAACCATTCGTCAGCGCGTGCCTGTTCTGTGCGACCTGAAGCCCTCTGGTCGTTATGTTGCTACCGACTTACACAAGGCGGGTGGCATTCCCCAGGTGATGAAAATGCTGTTGAACCATGGGTTACTCCACGGTGATTGCATGACGATCACGGGTGAAACGATCGCCGAGCGGCTTAAGGATATCCCCGACGAACCCACCCCCCATGAACCGATCGCGGGTCATCCGGTGATTCGGCCTTGGGATAACCCGATGTACAAGCAAGGTCACTTGGCCATCCTCAAGGGCAACCTGGCTCCAGAAGGCTCCGTGGCGAAAATCAGCGGCGTGAAAAATCCGATTATTACTGGCCCTGCGCGGGTCTTTGAATCGGAGGAAGAATGCCTGGATGCGATTCTCGCGGGCAAGATTAATGCGGGTGATGTCATTGTCATCCGTTATGAAGGCCCCAAGGGTGGCCCTGGGATGCGGGAAATGTTGGCTCCCACTTCAGCGATTATTGGGGCTGGGTTGGGCGATTCCGTGGGTTTGATTACCGATGGGCGCTTCTCCGGTGGTACCTACGGGATGGTGGTTGGTCACGTTGCACCGGAAGCCTTTGTGGGTGGCCCGATCGGTTTAGTGGAAGAGGGCGATTCGATTACGATCGATGCGCACCAACGACTGCTGCAATTGAATGTGTCGGAGGATGTGTTGGCCCAGCGCAAGGCGAACTGGCAACCCCGCGCACCGCGTTACACCAAGGGCGTGTTGGCGAAGTATGCCAAGTTGGTGTCTTCCAGCCACTTGGGAGCTGTGACCGATATGGGTTTGGGTTAG
- a CDS encoding Uma2 family endonuclease has protein sequence MVALPDRGLMSAEDYLSWESMQQERHEFWDGMLVAMTGGTKRHNRVTGNCFKLLDDALADRDCEVYINDVIVQVQANRKFFYPDVVVTCDARDQDERLVNYPCLIVEVLSPSTELYDRGAKFACYRRFTTLREYVLVGMEEPGVEVYTKNAAGKWVLSEYGMEDVIELESIGVQMAVRDLYDRVDFQTDGDDDK, from the coding sequence ATGGTTGCCTTGCCCGATCGAGGGTTGATGAGTGCTGAAGACTATTTGTCCTGGGAGTCCATGCAGCAGGAACGGCATGAGTTTTGGGACGGTATGTTAGTGGCGATGACCGGTGGGACGAAAAGGCATAATCGGGTTACAGGGAATTGTTTCAAGTTATTGGATGATGCTTTAGCAGATCGGGATTGTGAGGTCTATATTAACGATGTGATCGTTCAGGTACAGGCCAATCGTAAGTTCTTTTATCCAGATGTAGTGGTGACTTGTGATGCGCGGGATCAGGATGAGCGCTTGGTGAATTATCCTTGCTTGATTGTGGAGGTGTTGTCGCCTTCGACGGAATTGTACGACCGAGGGGCGAAGTTTGCTTGTTATCGCCGTTTTACGACGCTGCGGGAATACGTGCTGGTGGGGATGGAGGAGCCGGGGGTGGAAGTGTATACGAAGAATGCGGCAGGGAAGTGGGTATTGTCAGAATATGGGATGGAGGATGTAATTGAGTTGGAGTCGATCGGAGTACAGATGGCGGTGCGGGATTTGTACGATCGGGTGGACTTTCAGACGGATGGAGATGACGATAAGTAG
- a CDS encoding DUF3370 domain-containing protein — translation MQFRNWITLAGITIVSLGFPHSVTYSGTNPALNPPTPSPTLSPSPTLSPSPTPTASPSPKPPPKEIAIEGEVRSLPGSLDRIPMFNSNSPEWIKQGGILLSTFPPEGKKTPTAHLNYAFQGKFNLFAHHFTHTPKDLQTLYIGILVHNPSNQPITVEIPAAASYQMEPDAPFKTQPMMLDNPTGAIFSGPGIRAVDDVLRGKRTAEFAAKIVIPAQGYHLLMNAPIPTKGLARPVNGRSSFANLTSTGKVYLASLAMFAPKTAQGNERPPTLAEWRNLLETGALAMPRDKRPTPLDQTSGPLIYSRVAGVQIGSTWQAHLTDPGKTTLALPRSGQTLSYPISTLRRGRLGTPQSQAAPLAVRYPDTAYEAHGNYGVRYDLTMPLVNRSDRAQTVAITLATPIKEDQLAQGKIRFRHPPQDFPYFRGTVRLRYRDDAGKAITRYIHLWQRTGQQVAPLVTLQLKPQEQRSARLDFLYPPDVTPPQVLMISTQSAPNR, via the coding sequence ATGCAATTTCGGAACTGGATCACCCTCGCAGGCATCACGATCGTTAGTCTGGGATTCCCCCACAGCGTGACTTACAGCGGCACCAACCCGGCACTAAACCCGCCTACCCCCTCACCAACCCTCTCACCCTCACCGACCCTCTCACCCTCACCCACGCCGACCGCCTCGCCCAGTCCCAAACCCCCACCCAAGGAAATTGCCATCGAAGGCGAAGTGCGATCGCTGCCTGGAAGCCTCGATCGGATTCCCATGTTCAACAGCAACAGCCCGGAATGGATCAAGCAAGGCGGCATTCTGCTATCCACCTTTCCACCGGAGGGCAAAAAAACACCTACTGCCCACTTAAATTACGCTTTCCAAGGGAAATTCAACCTCTTTGCCCACCACTTCACCCACACCCCCAAAGACTTACAAACCCTCTACATCGGCATTTTGGTTCACAACCCTAGCAATCAACCCATCACGGTGGAAATTCCCGCCGCCGCCAGCTATCAAATGGAGCCGGATGCCCCCTTCAAAACCCAACCGATGATGCTGGACAATCCAACGGGCGCTATCTTTTCTGGGCCGGGAATTCGAGCCGTGGATGACGTGCTGCGAGGTAAACGCACAGCGGAATTTGCAGCCAAAATCGTCATTCCCGCCCAGGGCTACCACCTGTTGATGAATGCCCCCATTCCCACGAAAGGCTTAGCCCGCCCGGTTAATGGCCGATCGAGTTTTGCCAACCTGACCAGCACCGGCAAAGTTTACCTCGCCAGTTTAGCCATGTTCGCCCCCAAAACCGCCCAGGGCAACGAACGACCGCCCACCCTGGCCGAGTGGCGCAACCTGCTGGAAACGGGTGCCCTCGCCATGCCCAGGGACAAACGGCCAACCCCCTTGGATCAAACCAGTGGGCCATTAATTTATAGCCGGGTGGCGGGGGTACAAATCGGCTCGACCTGGCAGGCCCATCTCACAGACCCCGGCAAAACAACCTTAGCCTTACCCCGATCGGGCCAAACCCTGTCCTACCCCATCAGCACCCTACGGCGCGGACGCCTGGGCACCCCGCAAAGCCAAGCGGCACCCCTCGCAGTGCGCTATCCCGATACGGCCTACGAGGCTCACGGCAACTACGGTGTGCGCTATGACCTCACCATGCCCTTGGTCAACCGCAGCGATCGCGCCCAAACCGTCGCCATCACCTTGGCTACCCCGATCAAGGAAGATCAACTAGCCCAGGGCAAAATTCGCTTTCGGCACCCCCCCCAGGATTTCCCCTATTTTCGCGGCACGGTGCGACTGCGCTATCGCGATGACGCTGGCAAAGCCATCACTCGCTATATTCACCTCTGGCAACGCACGGGGCAACAGGTCGCGCCCTTGGTAACCCTCCAGTTGAAGCCCCAAGAGCAGCGATCGGCGCGGCTAGATTTCCTCTACCCACCGGATGTCACGCCCCCGCAAGTGCTGATGATTTCAACCCAATCAGCCCCGAACCGTTAG
- a CDS encoding ParA family protein, which translates to MAFVIATTNMKGGVGKTTLTVNLAASLARNQGKRVLIVDLDTQISATLSLMPPGEFAKLRNDKRTLRYLVHQAIARNPDLPNLTRDSIKSYICNVPGLSLMLGDIEIYDEYLVSEMLHKRSMQQGRAEQFEQVWNEFEKNLIRNILEPISPDYDIIILDCAPGYNLITRSALLASDYYLIPARPEPLSLIGIQLLERRIHRLREAHREDSSVKVDLLGIAFSLSGNLLTGRYYNQVMKRLNDDFSEAKLFKTRIPMDVNVSKAVDSYTPVVLSNPGCSGGKAFQQLSQEFLQKLTTSARVNEPPSRFAISNLE; encoded by the coding sequence ATGGCGTTTGTTATTGCAACAACCAATATGAAAGGAGGCGTGGGCAAAACGACGCTCACGGTGAATCTGGCTGCCTCCCTGGCGAGAAATCAAGGAAAACGGGTGTTGATTGTGGATTTGGACACCCAAATCAGTGCGACGCTTAGTTTAATGCCGCCGGGAGAATTTGCAAAGTTGCGTAATGACAAACGGACGTTGCGTTACCTCGTGCACCAAGCGATCGCCCGCAATCCCGATCTGCCCAATTTGACGCGGGATTCGATTAAGAGCTATATCTGCAATGTCCCTGGGTTGAGCTTGATGCTGGGGGATATTGAAATTTACGATGAATATTTGGTGTCGGAAATGCTGCACAAGCGATCGATGCAGCAGGGCCGAGCAGAGCAGTTTGAGCAGGTCTGGAACGAGTTTGAGAAGAATTTAATTCGCAATATTCTCGAGCCGATTTCGCCGGACTACGACATTATTATTCTTGACTGTGCGCCTGGGTATAACTTGATCACGCGGAGTGCGTTGTTGGCGAGTGATTATTACTTGATTCCGGCCCGACCGGAGCCGTTATCGCTGATTGGGATTCAGTTACTGGAACGCAGAATCCATCGCCTGCGGGAAGCCCATCGAGAAGACTCCAGTGTGAAGGTTGATCTGTTGGGAATTGCATTTTCGTTGTCGGGGAATTTGCTAACGGGACGTTATTACAATCAGGTGATGAAACGTCTGAATGATGACTTTAGTGAAGCTAAGTTATTTAAAACGCGCATTCCGATGGATGTGAATGTGTCAAAGGCGGTGGATAGCTACACCCCAGTGGTGCTGAGCAATCCGGGCTGTTCTGGTGGGAAAGCGTTTCAACAGTTGAGCCAAGAGTTTCTACAAAAGCTCACCACTTCGGCACGGGTCAATGAACCGCCTTCTCGATTTGCGATTTCCAATCTGGAGTAA
- a CDS encoding ATP-binding protein translates to MRFELTSTISELKSWEAQLEIQEIGQCLIALFDEDPLLPGVVLTCDRHYQGMISRRHFFEQMSRPYSLELFSRHPLERFCEAWATEPLTLPGTTSIVEATQQGLQRSKDCLYEPILIEMAPGTYRVLDFHELLLAYSQVHTLSLRSLQQAQQEAQLVEENLRQLQYNYSRHLQTEKMAALGQLVAGVAHEINNPTSFIYGNLNHVDNYIRDFLEVIALYQAEYPQPSSVVQAKLQEVDFDFLASDIVKLVRSMRVGAERITEIVKSLRNFSRLDESDYKAVDIHDGIDSTLMILRSRLKSQTRRPEIRVTKDYGLLPLVECYAGQLNQVFMNILSNAIDAIEEPIEESPQADSVFQGQIQIRTQQLDNQWIMITIADNGSGIPENVQNQLFEPFFTTKAVGKGTGLGLYISHQIIREKHHGKLTCQSNSQGTEFRIQIPICQTRSCSPVRTYARAIEDALVMP, encoded by the coding sequence GTGCGTTTTGAATTGACTTCAACCATATCTGAGTTGAAATCTTGGGAAGCTCAATTAGAGATTCAAGAGATTGGACAGTGCTTAATTGCACTTTTTGATGAAGATCCTCTCTTGCCAGGAGTGGTGCTCACCTGCGATCGCCACTATCAGGGCATGATCTCAAGGCGACACTTTTTTGAGCAAATGAGTCGTCCCTACAGTTTAGAGTTATTTTCCCGCCATCCGCTGGAGCGCTTTTGTGAAGCGTGGGCTACGGAACCCCTCACTTTGCCCGGAACCACTTCGATCGTGGAAGCAACTCAACAGGGTTTACAGCGATCGAAGGATTGTCTCTATGAACCCATCTTGATAGAAATGGCTCCAGGAACCTATCGAGTCCTAGATTTCCACGAATTACTGCTGGCTTACTCGCAAGTTCACACCCTTTCACTCCGATCGCTCCAGCAAGCCCAACAGGAAGCCCAATTAGTGGAAGAGAACTTACGACAACTTCAGTACAACTATTCTCGCCACCTCCAAACTGAAAAAATGGCCGCTTTAGGGCAGCTCGTGGCCGGGGTGGCCCATGAAATTAATAACCCCACCAGCTTTATCTATGGAAATCTGAATCATGTGGATAATTACATTCGTGATTTTTTGGAAGTGATTGCCCTGTACCAAGCGGAATATCCCCAGCCATCTTCCGTGGTGCAAGCCAAGTTACAGGAAGTCGATTTTGATTTCTTGGCCAGTGACATCGTGAAGCTAGTGCGATCGATGCGTGTGGGGGCGGAGCGCATTACCGAGATTGTGAAATCGCTTCGTAACTTTTCACGGTTGGATGAATCCGATTACAAAGCGGTGGACATTCATGATGGCATCGATAGCACCCTGATGATTCTGCGCAGCCGACTCAAGAGCCAAACCAGGCGGCCTGAAATTCGAGTCACCAAAGACTACGGTTTATTACCTTTAGTGGAATGCTACGCAGGTCAACTGAATCAAGTCTTTATGAATATTCTGTCCAACGCGATCGATGCGATCGAGGAACCGATCGAAGAATCACCACAGGCAGACTCTGTTTTCCAGGGACAGATCCAGATTCGTACCCAACAGTTGGATAATCAATGGATTATGATCACGATTGCCGACAATGGTTCTGGCATTCCTGAAAATGTTCAAAATCAATTGTTTGAGCCATTTTTCACCACCAAAGCAGTCGGGAAAGGCACTGGCTTAGGACTCTACATTAGCCACCAAATCATTCGAGAAAAACACCATGGTAAGCTAACCTGCCAATCCAATTCTCAAGGCACAGAATTTCGGATTCAAATTCCCATTTGCCAAACGCGATCGTGTTCCCCCGTCCGCACCTATGCGCGCGCGATCGAAGACGCTTTGGTGATGCCCTAA
- a CDS encoding FGGY-family carbohydrate kinase → MRSSALFLGIDFGTSGARAIAIDTQGDIQAQVALPYPEPQANQPLAASWQQTLDALLIQLPLPVRARLAGIAIDGTSSTVLLCDQQGQPIADPILYNDGRAAAKVAILQTLAPPNHTVLSATSSLAKLLWYADQPYFSQAAHLLHQADWLAFLLHGQLGLSDYHNSLKLGYDVENLAYPGWLENHPLRELLPQVWVPGQPIAPMRSALAQRLQIPANCLIHAGTTDSIAAFLASGAQKPGEAVTSLGSTLVLKLLSSTRLEEARYGIYSHRLGNLWLVGGASNTGGAVLRKFFTDAEITQLSQQIDPNQPTEYDYYPLLQLGDRFPINDPTLLPRLEPRPESPRDFLQGLLEGIARIETQGYRLLAQLGATPLTSVHTAGGGAKNRNWTQIRAQFLGVPVKAASYPEAAYGAAKLAADLGMIPDR, encoded by the coding sequence ATGCGATCGAGTGCTTTGTTTTTAGGAATTGATTTTGGCACCTCGGGGGCACGGGCGATCGCGATCGATACCCAGGGGGACATTCAAGCTCAGGTGGCCCTCCCCTATCCCGAACCCCAGGCCAATCAGCCCCTAGCGGCTAGCTGGCAACAAACCCTGGATGCCTTACTGATCCAGTTACCCTTGCCCGTGCGAGCCCGCTTAGCAGGTATTGCGATCGACGGCACGTCATCCACCGTCCTTCTCTGTGATCAACAAGGTCAACCGATCGCGGATCCCATTCTCTACAACGATGGTCGCGCCGCTGCCAAAGTCGCCATCCTCCAAACCCTTGCGCCCCCCAATCACACCGTCCTCAGTGCCACCTCCAGCCTCGCCAAGCTTCTGTGGTACGCGGATCAACCGTATTTTTCCCAAGCGGCCCACCTGCTCCACCAAGCCGATTGGCTCGCTTTCTTGCTCCATGGGCAACTCGGCCTCAGCGACTATCACAACAGCCTCAAGCTGGGCTATGACGTAGAAAATCTGGCCTATCCAGGCTGGCTAGAAAACCATCCCCTCCGGGAGCTACTGCCGCAGGTCTGGGTTCCGGGGCAGCCGATCGCGCCCATGCGATCTGCCCTGGCACAACGGTTGCAAATTCCAGCTAATTGCCTGATCCATGCAGGTACAACCGATAGTATTGCCGCGTTTTTAGCCAGTGGTGCCCAAAAGCCAGGGGAAGCCGTGACATCCTTGGGATCCACCCTGGTGCTGAAATTGCTCAGTTCCACCCGGTTAGAAGAGGCTCGCTACGGCATTTATAGCCATCGCCTGGGAAATTTGTGGCTGGTAGGTGGGGCTTCCAACACAGGGGGCGCGGTGTTGCGGAAATTCTTTACCGATGCCGAAATCACCCAACTCAGTCAACAAATTGATCCGAACCAGCCGACTGAGTACGATTACTATCCCTTGCTCCAACTTGGCGATCGCTTTCCCATCAACGATCCAACCTTGTTGCCCCGCTTGGAACCGCGCCCAGAGAGTCCCCGCGATTTTTTGCAGGGACTGTTGGAAGGCATCGCTCGCATCGAAACCCAAGGCTATCGCTTACTGGCCCAGCTGGGGGCCACTCCCCTAACCTCCGTCCATACCGCTGGAGGAGGGGCAAAAAATAGGAATTGGACGCAAATTCGTGCCCAATTCCTCGGCGTTCCGGTGAAAGCTGCGTCTTACCCAGAAGCAGCCTATGGTGCTGCAAAACTGGCTGCGGACTTGGGTATGATTCCCGATCGGTGA
- a CDS encoding surface-adhesin E family protein — protein MMKRLTAWAIACSVLVLPNAAIAAEWKKITENSVKDRFFIDTSSIQRKGNSVTYWEYREFPEPNNPFLENTIEEPLHGVVIRWSADCNSKTQRLRRVNAFAKDRKLIQRFDYGETGTLVQPRQGSSGYEVLQYACAQPST, from the coding sequence ATGATGAAACGTTTAACGGCTTGGGCGATCGCCTGTTCAGTGCTGGTGTTACCCAATGCCGCGATCGCCGCAGAATGGAAGAAGATTACTGAAAATTCAGTGAAGGATCGTTTTTTCATCGATACCAGCTCCATTCAGCGCAAGGGCAACAGTGTGACCTACTGGGAATATCGTGAATTTCCAGAACCGAATAATCCCTTTTTGGAAAATACGATCGAGGAGCCGCTCCATGGCGTGGTCATCCGGTGGTCTGCGGATTGCAATTCCAAAACCCAGCGTCTTCGCAGGGTCAATGCCTTTGCCAAGGATCGTAAACTGATTCAACGGTTTGACTATGGAGAAACGGGAACCTTAGTGCAGCCGCGCCAAGGCAGCAGTGGCTACGAAGTTCTACAATATGCCTGCGCTCAGCCCAGCACTTAA
- the petJ gene encoding cytochrome c6 PetJ — protein sequence MLRKLFLGLIAIVATISFALPAYAADTAAGAKVFAANCAACHAGGRNAVNPTKTLQQADLDQYGMASAEAIIKQVTNGKNAMPAFGGKLQPEQIENVAAYVLAQAGNGWAK from the coding sequence ATGTTAAGAAAGCTTTTTCTGGGCTTGATCGCGATCGTTGCCACCATTTCCTTTGCCCTGCCCGCCTATGCTGCTGATACTGCGGCAGGTGCTAAGGTGTTTGCAGCCAACTGTGCTGCTTGCCATGCGGGTGGACGCAACGCCGTCAACCCCACCAAAACGCTGCAACAGGCTGACCTCGACCAATACGGGATGGCCTCCGCAGAAGCAATCATCAAACAAGTGACGAACGGCAAGAACGCAATGCCTGCTTTTGGCGGTAAGCTTCAACCCGAACAAATTGAAAACGTGGCTGCTTATGTCTTGGCCCAGGCTGGAAATGGTTGGGCGAAGTAA